The following proteins are encoded in a genomic region of Tenacibaculum sp. 190524A05c:
- a CDS encoding LexA family transcriptional regulator: MDISEKIKNIRDYHKLNNLSFSKRIGVTGTTVDSIVNGRPQSDGSRKKTKPGYDVLTAIINEFNINPDYLFGKSQVMLREDLPNSNYTGTPQVVATNTSGEENIVFVPTQARAGYLTGYGDTEYIQNLPSFHMPHLRHGSFRCFEVQGNSMVRTFFDGDLVFGQYVENLYDVKDGRVYVIVSKNDGIVLKRVINRIRERGKLILKSDNKDGNYPTYTINADEVMEVWYVTMYASKQMPEPIDVYDRLHDLESQITILKEQVTKEK, from the coding sequence ATGGATATATCAGAAAAAATCAAAAACATTAGAGATTATCACAAGTTAAACAACTTATCATTCTCTAAAAGAATTGGTGTAACTGGTACTACTGTAGATAGTATTGTGAACGGTAGACCACAATCAGATGGATCCAGAAAGAAAACAAAACCTGGTTATGATGTTTTAACCGCAATCATCAATGAATTCAATATAAATCCTGACTATTTATTTGGCAAGAGCCAAGTAATGCTTCGTGAAGATCTACCAAATAGCAACTATACAGGTACACCGCAAGTTGTAGCAACAAATACTTCTGGTGAAGAAAATATTGTGTTTGTTCCAACCCAAGCTCGAGCTGGTTACCTAACTGGTTACGGAGATACAGAATATATTCAAAATTTACCCTCATTCCATATGCCTCATTTACGACATGGATCTTTTAGATGTTTTGAAGTGCAAGGAAACTCTATGGTCCGTACTTTCTTTGATGGCGATTTGGTTTTTGGTCAGTATGTAGAAAATTTATACGATGTAAAAGATGGACGAGTTTATGTAATTGTTAGTAAAAATGATGGTATTGTTTTAAAGCGCGTGATTAATAGAATTAGAGAAAGAGGAAAATTAATTTTAAAAAGTGATAATAAAGACGGGAATTACCCTACTTATACTATAAATGCTGATGAAGTTATGGAAGTATGGTATGTAACTATGTATGCATCTAAACAAATGCCAGAACCAATTGATGTTTATGATAGACTTCACGATTTAGAGAGTCAAATTACTATTCTTAAAGAGCAAGTAACGAAGGAGAAATAA